One genomic region from Anguilla rostrata isolate EN2019 chromosome 2, ASM1855537v3, whole genome shotgun sequence encodes:
- the LOC135249402 gene encoding zinc finger protein ZFP2-like: MMQAGVCLRQDTETTLPELTEQHRIKQKEEKLSGLESVHMAESETECAAPGLNTLECVTAHSGVSDVHHTHTSLIKTETDLGTAYIGDLIKTESLDSTELGYVAHLHPDQIKTEADSGGYLKAEHNSDLHIQYVNIKSDQIKYESSECSVNDLMNTVMNGAAVGHKDQTESGQCAGEPNQNCKNEEIHDQPTDCGDINHHCGINNENSPTKTFQKRANGKKEQVHCEKVRVIREPTIIHSSKNLSLLNLIQNKTIHRNKGEIHTVEKPYKCKHCEKSFNSKYYLKYHQRIHTGEEPYKCTQCEKSFRLKHFLDAHFKIHTGEEPYKCTQCEKSFNSKYFLDAHFKIHTGEDPYKCKQCGKSFNSKHYLGIHFRSHTGERPYNCTWCEKCFITKSALNVHLKIHSGKKPYKCAQCEKSFHRKYDLGIHLTIHTGEKPYQCTKCGRKYSTRSHLESHLLTHTGEKPYMCHDCGACFYTRHVLNVHQRKIHTGERPYKCAVCGKCFPMLSQLSSHQKIHAVEKPNKCTLCGKCFRRIHDLKTHQRIHTGEKPYKCTQCGKCFSKTSSLSGHQRIHTGEKPHKCAQCEKCFYRKGDLDVHVRTHTGEKPHKCSQCGKCFSRVAQLNRHLRIHTGEKPFKCS, encoded by the coding sequence ATGATGCaggcaggagtctgtctgagacaggacactgagacaacactaccagagctcactgagcagcacaggatcaaacagaaagaagaaaaactcagtggactggagtctgtccacatggcagagtcagagacagagtgtgctgcacctggactcaacacactggagTGTGTTACCGCACACAGtggggtcagtgatgtacaccacacacacacatcactgattaaaacagaaactgatctgggcACCGCCTACATTGGGGATCTTATTAAGACAGAGAGCCTCGACAGTACCGAGCTGGGATATGTAGCCCATCTGCATCCtgaccaaatcaaaacagaGGCTGATAGTGGAGGATACCTTAAGGCAGAACACAACAGTGACTTGCACATTCAATATGTTAATATTAAATCAGATCAAATTAAGTATGAATCCAGTGAATGCTCAGTGAATGATCTCATGAATACTGTGATGAATGGAGCTGCTGTTGGTCACAAAGACCAGACTGAATCAGGGCAATGTGCAGGAGAGCCAAaccaaaactgtaaaaatgaagaaattcatGATCAGCCGACTGATTGTGGGGACATAAATCATCACTGTggcataaataatgaaaacagtcCAACCAAAACTTTCCAGAAAAGAGCAAATGGTAAGAAAGAACAAGTACACTGTGAGAAAGTGCGTGTGATAAGGGAACCTACGATAATTCATTCAAGTAAAAACCTAAGCCTTTTGAATTTAATTCAGAACAAGACAATTCATAGAAATAAAGGGGAGATTCATACTGttgaaaagccatacaagtgtaAACACTGTGAGAAGtcttttaattcaaaatattatttaaagtaccaccagagaattcatactgGTGAAGAGCCgtacaagtgtacacagtgtgagaagtcttttagattaaaacattttttagatgCACACTTCAAAATTCATACAGGCGAAGAGCCgtacaagtgtacacagtgtgagaagtcttttaattcaaaatatttcttaGATGCACACTTCAAAATTCACACAGGTGAAGATCCGTACAAATGTAAGCAGTGTGGGAAGTCTTTTAATTCAAAACATTATTTAGGTATACACTTTAGAAGCCATACCGGTGAAAGACCATACAACTGTACAtggtgtgagaagtgttttattacaaaatctGCTTTAAATGTGCACCTGAAAATTCATTCAGGCAAAAAACCATACAagtgtgcacagtgtgagaAGTCTTTTCATAGAAAATATGATTTGGGTATACACCTGacaattcatacaggtgaaaaaccatACCAGTGCACGAAGTGTGGTAGAAAATATTCAACAAGATCTCATTTGGAATCACACCTACTAACTCATACAGGCGAAAAACCTTACATGTGTCATGATTGTGGGGCGTGCTTTTACACACGACATGTTTTGAATGTCCACCAGAGaaaaattcatacaggtgaaaggccctacaagtgtgctgtgtgtgggaagtgctttccCATGTTATCACAATTAAGTAGCCACCAGAAAATTCATGCAGTTGAAAAGCCCAACAAATGTACTCTGTGTGGTAAGTGTTTTCGTAGAATACATGATTTAAAAacccaccagagaattcatacaggtgaaaagccatacaagtgtacacagtgtgggaagtgtttttccaaaacatCTAGTTTAAGTGGCCACCAGAGAAtccatacaggtgaaaaaccacacaaatgtgcacagtgtgagaaatgtttttatagAAAAGGTGATTTAGATGTGCACGTGAGAactcatacaggtgaaaaaccccACAAATGTAGccagtgtgggaagtgcttttccagaGTAGCACAATTAAATAGACACCTGAGGATTcacacaggtgaaaagcccttcAAATGTTCTTAG
- the LOC135249456 gene encoding histone H1-like — protein MAEVAPAPAAAAPAKAPKKKAASKPKNAGPSVGQLIVKVISASKERSGVSLAALKKGLVANGYDVEKNNSRVKLAVRSLVTKGTLLQTKGVGASGSFKLNKKQESVKKPAKKAAPKAKKPAAVKKVAAKKPAAKKSPKKKPAAAKAKKSPKKPKKPTTVAKKPAKSPKKTKKPAAAAKKATKSPKKAKAAKPKVAKPKTTKAKKAAPKKK, from the coding sequence ATGGCCGAAGTTGCTCCTGCTCCAGCCGCTGCCGCTCCGGCAAAGGCTCCTAAGAAGAAAGCAGCAAGCAAGCCCAAAAATGCGGGGCCCAGCGTTGGACAACTGATCGTGAAAGTTATTTCTGCCTCCAAAGAGAGGAGCGGAGTGTCCCTGGCCGCATTGAAGAAAGGTCTGGTCGCCAATGGCTACGATGTGGAGAAAAACAACTCACGCGTAAAGCTAGCTGTTAGAAGCCTGGTGACCAAGGGGACTTTGCTTCAGACTAAGGGAGTCGGCGCCTCTGGCTCATTTAAGCTCAACAAAAAACAGGAGAGTGTAAAGAAGCCCGCTAAGAAAGCAGCTCCTAAAGCTAAGAAGCCTGCTGCGGTCAAAAAGGTAGCGGCGAAGAAGCCTGCTGCCAAGAAGTCGCCGAAGAAGAAGCCCGCTGCAGCTAAGGCGAAGAAGAGCCCAAAGAAGCCCAAGAAGCCGACAACAGTGGCTAAGAAGCCAGCCAAGAGTCCGAAGAAAACCAAGAAGCCGGCAGCAGCAGCTAAGAAGGCGACCAAGAGCCCTAAGAAAGCAAAGGCGGCCAAGCCAAAAGTTGCCAAACCTAAGACCACCAAAGCCAAGAAAGCGGCTCCCAAGAAGAAGTGA
- the LOC135249452 gene encoding histone H4 has protein sequence MSGRGKGGKGLGKGGAKRHRKVLRDNIQGITKPAIRRLARRGGVKRISGLIYEETRGVLKVFLENVIRDAVTYTEHAKRKTVTAMDVVYALKRQGRTLYGFGG, from the coding sequence atgagTGGTCGAGGAAAAGGCGGGAAAGGTCTCGGGAAAGGAGGCGCTAAGCGTCATCGCAAAGTTCTCCGTGACAACATCCAAGGTATTACTAAGCCAGCGATTCGTCGTTTGGCTCGCCGTGGTGGAGTCAAGCGTATCTCAGGTCTCATCTACGAAGAGACCCGAGGAGTGCTTAAGGTGTTTCTGGAGAACGTCATTCGTGATGCCGTCACCTACACTGAGCACGCCAAGAGGAAGACCGTCACCGCTATGGATGTGGTTTACGCTCTGAAGCGTCAGGGTCGCACTCTGTACGGCTTCGGTGGGTAA
- the LOC135249445 gene encoding histone H2A, with amino-acid sequence MSGRGKTGGKARAKAKTRSSRAGLQFPVGRVHRLLRKGNYAERVGAGAPVYLAAVLEYLTAEILELAGNAARDNKKTRIIPRHLQLAVRNDEELNKLLGGVTIAQGGVLPNIQAVLLPKKTEKAVKAK; translated from the coding sequence ATGAGTGGGCGGGGTAAAACCGGTGGTAAGGCAAGAGCGAAGGCTAAGACTCGTTCATCGAGGGCAGGACTGCAGTTTCCTGTAGGTCGCGTTCACCGATTGCTGCGTAAAGGAAACTATGCCGAGCGTGTTGGTGCCGGTGCTCCAGTTTATCTGGCTGCTGTGCTCGAGTATCTGACTGCTGAAATTCTGGAGCTGGCTGGTAACGCGGCCCGCGACAACAAGAAAACTCGCATCATTCCCAGACATCTGCAGCTGGCAGTGCGTAACGACGAAGAGCTGAACAAACTGCTTGGAGGCGTCACTATCGCCCAGGGCGGAGTATTGCCCAACATCCAAGCTGTTCTGCTCCCCAAGAAAACTGAGAAAGCGGTCAAGGCGAAGTAA
- the LOC135249403 gene encoding zinc finger protein 883-like, producing the protein MPTKMSRYCFSTSVGKRISSSYLNQKAGVCLRQDTETVLPEPTEQHRIRQKEEELSGLESVYMAESEMECAAPGLNTLEPECVTAHSGVSDVHHTHTSLIKTETDLGSTHTMVLKTETLDSTELGYVTLLHPDEIKTEADDGGHPHAEHISDLQDIICVNIKSDEMKCEYNERLGSDLMNTVMTGAGVDHKDQAEPWKCAGEPNPNCNKEEIHDLMTQREDLNRDSDIINGNNQTRSGSNKRTNGQRKGLVTEEPMNTGEKPFKCTECERCFNTKSDLKKHFTVHVGEKPYKCIQCGKGFSNVYNLSSHQRIHTGEKPYKCTECGKCFSKKSNLSSHQKIHTGEKPYTCTQCGKDFLMKFALNRHQQIHAGEQPYNCHHCGKCFSELYDLNVHLRIHTGEKPYKCIQCGKCFSKICNLSSHQKIHTGEKPYKCTQCEKCFCTNSALIKHQRIHTGDKPYKCIQCGKCFSNRSPLICHQRIHTGEKPYKCALCEKCFRTNSTLIKHLRIHTGEKPYKCTQCEERFSQISSLISHQRIHTGDKPYNCIQCGKCFSQRSHLSSHLRVHTGEKPYKCTQCEKCFSQTSSLNSHQRIHTGEKPYKCTQCEKCFSKTSSLNSHLRIHADVESSI; encoded by the exons ATGCCAACGAAAATGTCCAGGTACTGTTTTAGCACCTCCGTTGGAAAGAGAATAAG ctCTTCGTATTTAAATCAAAaggcaggagtctgtctgagacaggacactgagacaGTACTACCAGAGcccactgagcagcacaggatcagacagaaagaagaggaactcagtggactggagtctgtttacatggcagagtcagagatggagtgtgctgcaccaggactcaacacactggagccagagtgtgttacagcacacagtggggtcagtgatgtacatcacacacacacgtcactgattaaaacagaaactgatcttGGCTCCACTCACACTATGGTTCTTAAGACAGAGACCCTCGACAGTACAGAGCTGGGATATGTAACCCTTCTGCACCCTGATGAGATCAAAACAGAAGCTGATGATGGAGGACACCCTCATGCAGAACACATCAGTGACTTGCAGGATATTAtatgtgtaaatattaaatctgATGAAATGAAGTGTGAATACAATGAACGTTTAGGGAGTGATCTCATGAATACTGTGATGACTGGAGCTGGTGTTGATCACAAAGACCAGGCCGAACCATGGAAATGCGCAGGAGAGCCAAATCCGAACTGTAACAAAGAAGAAATTCATGATTTGATGACCCAACGGGAGGATTTAAATCGTGACTCTGATATAATCAATGGAAATAATCAGACCAGAAGCGGTAGCAACAAACGTACAAATGGCCAGAGAAAGGGTTTGGTAACTGAAGAACCCATGAATACTGGTGAGAAGCCATTCAAGTGTACAGAGTGCGAGAGGTGTTTTAATACTAAATCTGATTTAAAGAAACACTTTACAGTTCATgtaggtgaaaagccctacaaatgtattcAATGTGGGAAGGGCTTTTCCAATGTATATAATTTAAGTagccaccagagaattcatacaggtgaaaagccctacaagtgTACAGAGTGTGGAaagtgtttttccaaaaaatctaatttaagtAGCCACCAgaaaattcatacaggtgaaaagccctacacatgtacacagtgTGGGAAGGACTTTTTAATGAAGTTTGCTTTAAATCGCCACCAGCAAATTCATGCAGGTGAACAGCCTTACAATTGTCATCACTGTGGGAAGTGTTTCTCTGAACTATACGATTTAAATgtacacctgagaattcatacaggtgaaaagccctacaaatgtattcaatgtgggaagtgcttttcaaaaatatgtaatttaagcAGCCACCAGAAAATTCATACCGGTGAAAAGCCgtacaagtgtacacagtgtgagaagtgtttttgtacaaattcagctttaattaaacaccagagaattcatacaggtgataAACCGTACAAGTGTattcagtgtgggaagtgcttttccaaTAGATCTCCTTTAATTtgccaccagagaattcatacaggggAAAAGCCTTACAAGTGCGCActgtgtgagaagtgttttaggACAAATTCTACATTAATTAAACACCTGCGAATTCATAccggtgaaaagccatacaagtgtacacagtgtgaggaGCGTTTTTCCCAAATATCTAGTTTAATTagccaccagagaattcatacaggtgacaAGCCCTACAACTGTATTCAGTGTGGTAAGTGTTTTTCTCAAAGATCTCATTTAAGTAGCCATCTGAGAGTTCATactggtgaaaagccctacaaatgtacacagtgtgagaagtgtttttctCAAACATCTAGTTTAAATagccaccagagaattcataccggtgaaaagccatacaagtgtacacagtgtgagaagtgtttttccaaaacatCTAGTTTAAATAGCCACCTGAGGATCCATGCAGATGTAGAGTCTTCCatatga
- the LOC135249453 gene encoding histone H4, with the protein MSGRGKGGKGLGKGGAKRHRKVLRDNIQGITKPAIRRLARRGGVKRISGLIYEETRGVLKVFLENVIRDAVTYTEHAKRKTVTAMDVVYALKRQGRTLYGFGG; encoded by the coding sequence atgagTGGTCGAGGAAAAGGCGGGAAAGGTCTCGGGAAAGGAGGCGCCAAGCGTCATCGCAAAGTTCTCCGTGACAACATCCAAGGTATTACTAAGCCAGCGATTCGTCGTTTGGCTCGCCGTGGTGGAGTCAAGCGTATCTCAGGTCTCATCTACGAAGAGACCCGAGGAGTGCTTAAGGTGTTTCTGGAGAACGTCATTCGTGATGCCGTCACCTACACTGAGCACGCCAAGAGGAAGACCGTCACCGCTATGGATGTGGTTTACGCTCTGAAGCGTCAGGGTCGCACTCTGTACGGCTTCGGTGGGTAA
- the LOC135249449 gene encoding histone H2B-like gives MPDPAKTAPKKGSKKAVTKTAGKGGKKRRKSRKESYAIYVYKVLKQVHPDTGISSKAMGIMNSFVNDIFERIAGESSRLAHYNKRSTITSREIQTAVRLLLPGELAKHAVSEGTKAVTKYTSSK, from the coding sequence ATGCCTGATCCAGCAAAAACCGCGCCCAAAAAGGGCTCTAAGAAAGCCGTCACCAAGACCGCTGGAAAGGGAGGAAAGAAGCGCAGAAAGTCCAGGAAGGAGAGCTACGCTATCTACGTGTACAAGGTCTTGAAGCAAGTGCATCCTGATACTGGCATTTCATCAAAGGCCATGGGCATCATGAACTCCTTTGTTAATGATATTTTCGAGCGCATTGCTGGCGAGTCTTCCCGTTTGGCTCATTACAACAAGCGTTCTACCATCACTTCAAGGGAGATTCAGACCGCTGTGCGCCTTCTGTTGCCAGGAGAGCTGGCCAAACACGCAGTATCTGAGGGCACCAAGGCCGTCACAAAGTATACCAGCTCAAAGTAA